GAGTACGCCGCGATCCGGGTCGCCGCGAGGAAACGCTTGCGGTACGCCGTGATGGCCGCGATGCCCAGGCCTGCCGCGGACACGGCTGAGCAGACGGTCTCGGCAATCATCCGGTCCTCCAGGCGTGCGCGGTCGAGCAGGGGCACTTCGTCCCTTCCATCCTGCACCCGCCGTACCCCGCCGGGCCATGCTCCGGCCCGACATCAGGGACATCTCCGGGTCCTCTCGTCCACAGGTGCCGGTGCGGGCTCCACCCCTTGGGGGGTGTCCGCACGACGTGCGGCAGTCGACCGTGAGGACTCCGATTGGGGTTCGGGCCCGAGCTGCTGGGAGACTGTCGGCATGAGCGACTCCTCCCCCGACCGTCCCTCCGTTGCCGTCCTCGAGGTCTGGTGCGAGCTGCAGTGCCCGGACTGCCGCACCGCTCTGGACGATCTCCGTGCGCTGCGCGCCCGCTACGGCGACCGTCTGGAGCTGCGGCTGCGGCACTTCCCGCTGGAGAAGCACCAGCACGCCTTCGCCGCCGCGCAGGCCGCCGAGGAGGCGTGGGAGCAGGGACAGGGATGGCCGTACGTCGAGGCCGTGCTGGGGCGGGTCGAGGAGCTGGGCCGTAAGGGGGAACCCTTCCTGGTCGAGGTGGCCCGCGAACTGGGCCTGGACGCCGAGGAGTTCGACACCGCGCTGATCGACGGCCGGCACATCCTGATCGTGGACGCCGACCAGGCCGAGGGCAAGGCGATCGGCGTGACCGGCACCCCGACGTACGTCATCGGCGGTGAGCGGCTCGACGGGGGCAAGAGCCAGGAGGGCCTGCGCGAGCGGATCGAGGAGATCGCGGACCGGCTGCTGGCCGGACAGGAGAGCTGACCGCCGCCGCCCGGCCCCCTCTCCCCCGGCCCGGGCCGTTACAGCAGCGGCTTGTACACGGCGTACTGCTTGTTCTCGTAGCCGAGTGACGCGTAGAGCCGTTCGGCCGGGGTGTTGCCGGCGAAGACGTTGAGGCCGATGGTCCGGCGGCCCTCGGCGATCGCCTGGGCCTCGGCCAGCAGCATCAGGGTGCGGCCGTGCCCCCTCCCCCGGTGGGCGGCGTCGACCTCGACGTCGAAGACGAAGGCGGAGTTCTCGCGCGTCGCGAGCCACAGCGTGCCCACCGGCGTCCCCAGATGTTCGACGACGCTGATGAGCGCGCCGGGGGTGGCGAGGCCTTCGGGCAGCAGGGTGGCGTGGTCCCGCTCGGACTTGGCCCGGGCCTCGGCCTCCGGAACACCCCGCTCGATCCAGCTCCGCGCGTAGTCCTCCTTGTTCTTCTCCAGCCAGGGGCCGAACTCCGCCTCGGTCATGGGCCGGGCGCGGCAGCCCTCCGGAAGGTCCGGCGGGGTGTCGCCGAGCGGCTTCTCCATGAGGCGGTTGCGCACGACGTAACCGAGCGCGGTGGCGAGCCGGAACGCCGTCTCGGCCTCGGCGGGCACCTGCGCCTCGATGCGGCGGCACCCCCACCCGCGGACCACCTCCTCCGCGGCGAGCGCGGCCACCGTGCCCCGGCCGCGTCCGCGGTCCGGCTCCTCGATGCGCAGTTTCATGATCCGGGCCACCGCGTCGCCGAACACGGGATGGGTGCCGAGGTGTATCGCCCCGACGGGACGGCTGTTCACGCACACCTGGAAGCGGCGCGAGCGCGTCCCGTCGGCGTTCTGCTGAAGCGGCTCGGTCGGCCGCAGGGTCGTGGTCATCACGGGTGTTCTACCCGCAACCAGGCCTCTGTTCAGCCGAATAAGCGGGGGCCGTCAGGGATCCAGGTCGTCCCCGGACCGCTCCTCGAAGATCCGCATGGCCTTCGCCGTCACCGGGCCCGGCGCGCCGGGCAGCTCACGGTCGTCGACGCGGTGCACGGCCTGTACGTCCCGCAGCGTGGAGGTCAGGAAGATCTCGTCGGCCCGTTCCAGCACGTCCAGCGGCAGGTCGGTCTCCTCGGCTCCGGTCCATTCGATCGCGAGCGCGCGCGTGATGCCCGCGAGGCAGCCCGAGGCGAGCGGCGGTGTGTGGAGTTCGCCGTCGAGGACGACGAAGACGTTCGAGCCGGTGCCCTCGCAGAGCTGCCCCACCGTGTTGCCGAACAGGGCCTCGGAGGCGCCCTGTTCACGGGCGCGGGCCAGGGCGACGACGTTCTCGGCGTACGAGGTGGTCTTCAGGCCGGTGAGGGCGCCGCGCTCGTTGCGGGTCCAGGGGACCGTGATCACGGCGGTGGAGTCGGGGCGGCGGGTCGTCTCGCCGAGGGCGACGACGAGGGTCGGGCCGTGCTCGCCGCGGTCGGAGCCGAGCGGGCCGTGGCCGCCGGTGTAGGTGATGCGGAGGCGGCCGAGCGGCACCGGGTTGGCCTCCAGGACGGCGGCACAGGCGCGGCGCACCTCGTCGTGGTCCGGGTCGGGCAGCCCGAGGCCGCGCGCGGACCGGGTCAGCCGGTCGAGGTGGCGCGTGAGCGCGAACGCCCGGCCGTCGACGGCCTTCACCGTCTCGAAGATGCCGTCGCCCACGGTCAGCCCGTGGTCGAAGACGGAGACGCGGGCGGACTCGATGTCCTGCAGCCCGCCGTCGAGCCAGATCTTCACGTCAGGTCCTCTCCACTCACCTCGTACGTTCCCGACGCTATCGCGAGCAGCCGGGCCGCCTTCAGCTCGGTCTCCCGCCACTCCCCCTCGGGATCGGAGCCCCAGGTGATGCCGGCGCCGGTGCCGAAGCGCAGCATGCCCGCGGCCCGGTCGATCCAGAAGGTACGGATGCCGACGGCGAGCTCTCCGGTCCGCCGGTCGGCGTCGACCCAGCCGATCCCCCCGCAGTACGGCCCCCGGGGCGCCGTCTCCAGGGCGTCGATGATCCGCAGCGCACTGGACTTGGGCGCGCCGGTGACCGAGCCGGGCGGGAAGGCCGCGCCGAGCAGCTCGGCCCAGCCGGCCCCCTCCCGCAGCTCACCGCGGACCGTCGACACGAGGTGGACCAGCCCCGGGTGCTTCTCGACGGCGCACAGGTCGGGCACGGTCACGCTGCCCGTGGCGCAGACCCGCCCGATGTCGTTGCGGACGAGGTCCACGATCATCACGTTCTCGGCGTAGTCCTTCTCCAGCAGGTCCGCCTCGGTGCGGCCGGTGCCCTTGATCGGCCCGGACTCGACGGTCCGCCCGTCGCGCCGCAGGAACAGCTCGGGCGACGCGGTCGCGATCTCCACGCCGTGACCGGGCAGGCGGATCGTTCCTGCGTACGGTGCCGGGTTGCCGCGGGCCAGCAGCGCGGTCAGGGCGTCGACGTCGGCGCCCGGTGCCACGGGCGCGGACAGCACCCGGCACAGGTTCGCCTGGTAGACCTCGCCGGCCGCGATGTGCTCGCGGATCCGCCGCACCGCCGCCGTGTACGCGGCGCGGTCGAGCGACGACGTCCAGTCGTCCGCCGCCGGTCCGCGCCAGGCCCCGGGCATCGGAGCGGGCACGCCCGCCTGCCGCACGTCCTGGAAGCGGGCGCAGGTCAGACGGCCCTCGAAGTCGGCGCAGACGGCCCAGAAACCGCTGGATTCCAGGGCTTCGGGATCATCGGTGACGTCGAGGAGCCCGGTGGCGACGCGGTCGCCGAAGCGGGCCAGAGGAGGGAGGTCGAGCACGCATCGAGTCTATGGCGGGTGACCTGCGGGTGGCCGGGGGATGTCCCGTCAGGAGGCGCCGCGACGTCCCTGAGCAGGTGAAGCGCAGCACGCTGCACAAACGCGTTTTTGTACTGGCCCCGGAATCCGCTAGAGTTCAACACGTCGCCGGGCCGCGAGAGCGGGCCGAAACGACAAGCGGACGTAGCTCAGTTGGTAGAGCGCAACCTTGCCAAGGTTGAGGTCGCGAGTTCGAGCCTCGTCGTCCGCTCGAAGGAAGAGGGGGCTTCCCGGTCCCCTAAACTCCTGGTGGAGTGGCCGAGAGGCGAGGCAACGGCCTGCAAAGCCGTCTACACGGGTTCAAATCCCGTCTCCACCTCCAAGGACGATTAGCTCAGCGGGAGAGCGCTTCCCTGACACGGAAGAGGTCACTGGTTCAATCCCAGTATCGTCCACTGGATCTCCTCGAAGATCCCGACCCGCGCGATTAGCTCAGCGGGAGAGCGCTTCCCTGACACGGAAGAGGTCA
This genomic stretch from Streptomyces sp. Go-475 harbors:
- a CDS encoding DsbA family protein; translated protein: MSDSSPDRPSVAVLEVWCELQCPDCRTALDDLRALRARYGDRLELRLRHFPLEKHQHAFAAAQAAEEAWEQGQGWPYVEAVLGRVEELGRKGEPFLVEVARELGLDAEEFDTALIDGRHILIVDADQAEGKAIGVTGTPTYVIGGERLDGGKSQEGLRERIEEIADRLLAGQES
- a CDS encoding GNAT family N-acetyltransferase gives rise to the protein MTTTLRPTEPLQQNADGTRSRRFQVCVNSRPVGAIHLGTHPVFGDAVARIMKLRIEEPDRGRGRGTVAALAAEEVVRGWGCRRIEAQVPAEAETAFRLATALGYVVRNRLMEKPLGDTPPDLPEGCRARPMTEAEFGPWLEKNKEDYARSWIERGVPEAEARAKSERDHATLLPEGLATPGALISVVEHLGTPVGTLWLATRENSAFVFDVEVDAAHRGRGHGRTLMLLAEAQAIAEGRRTIGLNVFAGNTPAERLYASLGYENKQYAVYKPLL
- a CDS encoding aminodeoxychorismate lyase, which produces MKIWLDGGLQDIESARVSVFDHGLTVGDGIFETVKAVDGRAFALTRHLDRLTRSARGLGLPDPDHDEVRRACAAVLEANPVPLGRLRITYTGGHGPLGSDRGEHGPTLVVALGETTRRPDSTAVITVPWTRNERGALTGLKTTSYAENVVALARAREQGASEALFGNTVGQLCEGTGSNVFVVLDGELHTPPLASGCLAGITRALAIEWTGAEETDLPLDVLERADEIFLTSTLRDVQAVHRVDDRELPGAPGPVTAKAMRIFEERSGDDLDP
- a CDS encoding chorismate-binding protein; the protein is MLDLPPLARFGDRVATGLLDVTDDPEALESSGFWAVCADFEGRLTCARFQDVRQAGVPAPMPGAWRGPAADDWTSSLDRAAYTAAVRRIREHIAAGEVYQANLCRVLSAPVAPGADVDALTALLARGNPAPYAGTIRLPGHGVEIATASPELFLRRDGRTVESGPIKGTGRTEADLLEKDYAENVMIVDLVRNDIGRVCATGSVTVPDLCAVEKHPGLVHLVSTVRGELREGAGWAELLGAAFPPGSVTGAPKSSALRIIDALETAPRGPYCGGIGWVDADRRTGELAVGIRTFWIDRAAGMLRFGTGAGITWGSDPEGEWRETELKAARLLAIASGTYEVSGEDLT